One segment of Brassica napus cultivar Da-Ae chromosome C3, Da-Ae, whole genome shotgun sequence DNA contains the following:
- the LOC125583688 gene encoding putative defensin-like protein 257, producing MKNVSLKLPLLIFILVITSNFGVEARELTEVEVMSGSTSDAAIGKALGPAHPPCQRDVDCRFECPKGGYCNDRYGLCVCL from the exons ATGAAGAACGTTTCTCTCAAGCTTCCACTCTTGATTTTCATTTTGGTCATCACATCTA ATTTTGGAGTAGAAGCAAGAGAGTTAACTGAAGTTGAAGTTATGTCCGGAAGTACAAGTGACGCTGCCATAGGCAAGGCTCTGGGTCCAGCACATCCACCATGCCAGAGGGACGTCGATTGTAGGTTCGAATGTCCCAAGGGAGGATACTGCAACGATCGCTATGGGTTATGTGTTTGTCTCTGA
- the LOC125583687 gene encoding probable ubiquitin-conjugating enzyme E2 37 isoform X1: MAQAARLSMRMQRELKLLLSDPPHGASFPHLSSAASGSGDLSSFSSIDARLLLLNILLSLSISNIDLTLVSFCFLSTEMEGPEDTVYANGIFDVTIQIPERYPFQPPIVSFATQIYHPNIDNSGRICLDILNLPPKGAWQPSLNISTVLTSIRLLLTEPNPDDGLMCEVSREYKYNRQAFDYKAREMTEKYAVKVYKSGVDGSSTSLQIQETPIAAESHGNDKVSESGISVLARNHEKPDGIKPNLAVESSLSMTYKESRSTDQQMDGNGKRKAAIGFCEANTSGNNGGSRKKLSLALPPRSQKKDLSGEELTHEVSAACKENKKPRSIGKKLSLGLKKPLVNAASLNNNLASSGVRSSAAKSDNNRLSRKLSLRPLGESQLNEVSKAEVLAQTEMNQNQDVTSWGGEFENSALEEASMPESIVVLDSEESGGEEEEATVASRSRLLLARRGSLKCGKP; encoded by the exons ATGGCTCAAGCAGCGAGATTAAGCATGAGGATGCAGAGAGAGCTGAAGCTCCTCCTCTCCGATCCACCTCACGGCGCTTCGTTTCCACACCTCTCCTCCGCCGCTTCTGGCTCCGGCgatctctcatctttctcctcaATCGATGCTCGTTTGCTTcttctcaatatccttttgTCTCTCTCTATTTCAAATATCGATTTAACCCTtgtctctttttgttttctttccacAGAGATGGAAGGACCTGAAGATACTGTTTACGCTAATGGAATCTTCGACGTGACGATTCAGATTCCAGAGAG ATATCCGTTTCAGCCTCCGATTGTGTCTTTTGCTACACAGATCTACCATCCAAACATCGATAACAGTGGCCGAATTTGCCTCGACATCTTGAATCTCCCTCCCAAG GGTGCTTGGCAACCATCATTGAACATCTCTACAGTGCTGACTAGCATTCGATTGTTGCTTACTGAACCCAATCCTGATGATGGCTTGATGTGTGAAGTT AGCAGGGAGTACAAATACAATAGACAAGCTTTCGATTATAAGGCCCGGGAGATGACAGAGAAGTATGCTGTCAAGGTTTACAAGTCTGGTGTTGATGGAAGCAGCACCAGCCTCCAAATTCAGGAAACACCTATCGCAGCCGAG AGTCATGGAAATGACAAGGTTTCTGAAAGTGGAATTAGTGTTTTAGCTCGAAATCACGAAAAGCCTGATGGGATTAAGCCGAACTTAGCAGTGGAATCTTCGTTGAGCATGACATATAAAGAGAGTCGTAGCACTGATCAACAAATGGATGGTAATGGGAAAAGAAAAGCAGCTATTGGTTTCTGCGAGGCAAACACATCCGGTAACAACGGAGGGAGCAGGAAGAAACTATCTCTTGCCTTGCCTCCTCGATCTCAAAAGAAAGACTTGTCTGGTGAAGAACTCACACATGAAGTCTCAGCTGCCtgtaaagaaaacaagaaaccaCGCTCTATTGGAAAAAAGCTTTCTCTGGGGCTAAAGAAGCCATTGGTTAATGCAGCATCACTTAATAATAACTTGGCCTCTTCAGGTGTTCGATCTTCTGCTGCAAAGAGTGACAACAATAGACTAAGCAGAAAACTGTCCTTGAGACCTCTTGGAGAGTCACAGTTGAATGAAGTTAGCAAAGCAGAGGTACTTGCGCAAACTGAAATGAATCAGAATCAAGATGTGACAAGTTGGGGAGGAGAGTTTGAGAATTCGGCCTTGGAAGAAGCATCAATGCCTGAATCCATTGTTGTTCTAGACAGCGAAGAAAGtggaggagaagaggaagaagcaaCAGTCGCTTCGAGGTCAAGATTATTACTGGCAAGGAGAGGAAGTCTCAAGTGTGGTAAACCTTGA
- the LOC125583687 gene encoding probable ubiquitin-conjugating enzyme E2 37 isoform X2: protein MAQAARLSMRMQRELKLLLSDPPHGASFPHLSSAASGSGDLSSFSSIDAQMEGPEDTVYANGIFDVTIQIPERYPFQPPIVSFATQIYHPNIDNSGRICLDILNLPPKGAWQPSLNISTVLTSIRLLLTEPNPDDGLMCEVSREYKYNRQAFDYKAREMTEKYAVKVYKSGVDGSSTSLQIQETPIAAESHGNDKVSESGISVLARNHEKPDGIKPNLAVESSLSMTYKESRSTDQQMDGNGKRKAAIGFCEANTSGNNGGSRKKLSLALPPRSQKKDLSGEELTHEVSAACKENKKPRSIGKKLSLGLKKPLVNAASLNNNLASSGVRSSAAKSDNNRLSRKLSLRPLGESQLNEVSKAEVLAQTEMNQNQDVTSWGGEFENSALEEASMPESIVVLDSEESGGEEEEATVASRSRLLLARRGSLKCGKP, encoded by the exons ATGGCTCAAGCAGCGAGATTAAGCATGAGGATGCAGAGAGAGCTGAAGCTCCTCCTCTCCGATCCACCTCACGGCGCTTCGTTTCCACACCTCTCCTCCGCCGCTTCTGGCTCCGGCgatctctcatctttctcctcaATCGATGCTC AGATGGAAGGACCTGAAGATACTGTTTACGCTAATGGAATCTTCGACGTGACGATTCAGATTCCAGAGAG ATATCCGTTTCAGCCTCCGATTGTGTCTTTTGCTACACAGATCTACCATCCAAACATCGATAACAGTGGCCGAATTTGCCTCGACATCTTGAATCTCCCTCCCAAG GGTGCTTGGCAACCATCATTGAACATCTCTACAGTGCTGACTAGCATTCGATTGTTGCTTACTGAACCCAATCCTGATGATGGCTTGATGTGTGAAGTT AGCAGGGAGTACAAATACAATAGACAAGCTTTCGATTATAAGGCCCGGGAGATGACAGAGAAGTATGCTGTCAAGGTTTACAAGTCTGGTGTTGATGGAAGCAGCACCAGCCTCCAAATTCAGGAAACACCTATCGCAGCCGAG AGTCATGGAAATGACAAGGTTTCTGAAAGTGGAATTAGTGTTTTAGCTCGAAATCACGAAAAGCCTGATGGGATTAAGCCGAACTTAGCAGTGGAATCTTCGTTGAGCATGACATATAAAGAGAGTCGTAGCACTGATCAACAAATGGATGGTAATGGGAAAAGAAAAGCAGCTATTGGTTTCTGCGAGGCAAACACATCCGGTAACAACGGAGGGAGCAGGAAGAAACTATCTCTTGCCTTGCCTCCTCGATCTCAAAAGAAAGACTTGTCTGGTGAAGAACTCACACATGAAGTCTCAGCTGCCtgtaaagaaaacaagaaaccaCGCTCTATTGGAAAAAAGCTTTCTCTGGGGCTAAAGAAGCCATTGGTTAATGCAGCATCACTTAATAATAACTTGGCCTCTTCAGGTGTTCGATCTTCTGCTGCAAAGAGTGACAACAATAGACTAAGCAGAAAACTGTCCTTGAGACCTCTTGGAGAGTCACAGTTGAATGAAGTTAGCAAAGCAGAGGTACTTGCGCAAACTGAAATGAATCAGAATCAAGATGTGACAAGTTGGGGAGGAGAGTTTGAGAATTCGGCCTTGGAAGAAGCATCAATGCCTGAATCCATTGTTGTTCTAGACAGCGAAGAAAGtggaggagaagaggaagaagcaaCAGTCGCTTCGAGGTCAAGATTATTACTGGCAAGGAGAGGAAGTCTCAAGTGTGGTAAACCTTGA